The nucleotide sequence AGAAAAAGGCAGAGACGCAGGAGTCGCCCGTTGAGGACCCGGCAGCACAGTTCATCCTTTCCGAGGTGCTCCGCTCCGACAAGATCGGGCCGCCGCGGCTCGTCGCCGATCTGCCTGCGCTCCCCGATCGCTGGGAAAATCCGGAACACGCCAGGCCCGCAGCGCACGTCGACGTCGCGCCGCTGCCTGCCGAAGAAGTCCGCCAGACGTATGAGCGGACATCGTTCAGCGGGATCACGGCCCGGCGCAAGAAGCAGGCGGCGGACTTCGCCGACACCGCCGGCGGCAGCGACGAGGAATCGGATGGACCGCCGCTCGCGGCCGACGAGGCCGAGGCCGAGGCCGCAGCCGCGACCGGCGCTCCAGGCGCCGGGGCCGCGACGGAGTTCGTCGTACCCGACCTGCCGGCCGGCAAGACGTTCGGCACCGTCGTCCACGAGATCTTCGAGCGGGTCGATCCCGGGCTGCCGCTGGAGGCGCACGTCAGGGCGGTGGTCGGGGCGACCGCCACGTCGCAGATGTTCGCCGGCCATCACGACGCAGTCGCCGAGATGATCGTGCGGGCCATGCGGACGCCGTTCGGCGGCCCGCTCGGCGACCTGTGTTTTGCGGGATTCGCGGCCGCGGATCGACTCGTGGAGATGAACTTCGAGATGGGCCTCGCCGACATGACCGCCGGCGTGCGGGCGTGCGACGTGGGCCGCGTTCTCGCGGACGTCCTGCCGGCGAGCGACCCGTTCCGCGGCAGCGGCTATCTCGGCGACCTCGGCGGCCCGACGTTCGACATCCCGCTCGCGGGACTGATCAACGGCTCGATCGACGCCGTGCTGCGGATCGACGGCGGCCCGGGCGCACGGCCGCGGCTCGTGATCGCCGACTACAAGACGAACAAGCTCCATAGCGCCGCTGCGGCACGGCCAGCCGCGGCCTACGCGCCCGATCGGCTCGTGACCGCGATGGAGGAGCATCACTATCCCCTCCAGGCGGCAATCTACGGCACGGCGGTCTATCGGATGCTCCGCTGGCGGCTGCGCGAGGACGATCCCTCCGACTGCCTTGCCGGCATCGTCTACGCCTTCATCCGCGGGACCCGCGGCGCGGACGCGCCGGCGGACGCGGCGGGCCGCCGCCACGGCATGTTCGTCTGGCAGCCGCCGGCCGTCCTCTGGCCGCGGCTGAGCAGCCTTTTCGCAGGAGCCAGGCCATGACGACCACCAGCGGAACACCCCCCGTGTCGACCGTTTCCCCGGCGATTGAAGACTACTGCACGGCCCGCGTAATCGCGTTCGCGGACGTCACGGCGGCCCGCATGCTCGTCGGCATCGCCCGCAAGGCGACCACGGTGGCCGAGCCCTCCCTGCTCGCGTGGCTCGGCATGTGCCTCGCCCTGCGCACGCCCCGCGACGGCCACACCTGCGTACATTTCGGCCGGATCGCCGACTGGGCCGGCAGCATCGACTGCGACGGCGTTGACCCGCTCCCCTGGCCACGGGAGCCGCAGCCGTGGATCGACGCGCTGCGGATGATTCCCGCGCTCGTGGGCGATCCCGGCGCGACGAAGCCCTTCATCCTCGCCGGCACCGACTCACCGCGGGGCCGCGACGCCCGCCTGTACCTCGGTCAGGCCTACGCCGAGGAGGAAGCGATCGCGGCGACGCTCCTGCGCGACGGCTCGCGGCACGTCAGCATCCTGCTCGGCGGCCCGGGCTCGGGCAAGACGTACACGCTCGCCAAGGACCTCATCGAGCAGTGCGAGCGGTCGGCGACGGCGCCGCGCATCGCGCTGGCCGCGCCGACCGGCAAGGCTGCAGCCCGGATGACAAAGGCTCTGGAGGAGCGGTGCGTCAAGGCCAAGGCCTCCGACGAGATTCTCAAGGCCGTGCGGGCCGCTCCGGCCACGACGATCCATCGCCTGCTCGGTTACAACCCATACGGGGCACCGCAGTTCGCCTACGGACCGGCCAATCCGCTCGACTACGATCTCGTGGTGATCGACGAGGTGTCGATGGTGTCGAGTTCGATGCTGCACGCCCTTCTTGGGGCGGTCGGCCCGAAGACGGAAGTCCGGCTCGTGGGCGACCCCGACCAATTGGCGAGCGTCGAGGCGGGTTCGGTGCTCGGTGACATCGCACTGGCCTGCGAAAGGCCGGGGGCACCGCTTCACGGCCGCTGCCGCAGGCTCACCGGGCAGCATCGCTACTCAGTCGATTCGGCGATCGCCCGGCTCGCGACCGCGATCCGCGCAGGCGACGCCGCCACTGCGTTCTCAATCCTCGCCGCCGGCAGCGACGACGTTTCGTGGATCACGCCCGGCGATGCCGCGGCGCTCGCGGGCAGCACGGCACTGGCGCGGCGGCATGCCGCGCGTCTCCGGTCGCTGGCCAAGGACGGAACGCCCGATTCCGACGCGACCGCGCAGCGGGTGCTCGAGGCGCAGGCGGAGCTGCAGGTGCTCTGCGCGCGGCGGACGGGCCCGATGGGCGTGAGTGGCTGGAATCAGCGGATCGAGAGGGGTCTCGCACTCGGCCCCGCACCGGGATGGTACTCCGGCCGTCCCGTCATGATCACGAAGAACAACCCGGACCTGCGGCTGTTCAACGGCGACGTGGGGGTCGTCGTTGCCGCGCACGAGGCCGGCGGCCCGGCAGCGACCAGCCCGCGGAAAGACGCCGTCTTCGCCCTCGGCGACGAGCTCATTCGGGTGCCGGTGACGCGGCTCGAGGACGTGGAAACCGTCCACGCTCTCACGATCCACAAGAGCCAGGGCTCGGAATACGGGCATGCGATCGTGGTGCTGCCCGAACGGACGAGCCGCCTGCTGACGCGCGAGCTTCTTTACACGGGCATCACGCGGGCCAGCAAGCAGGTGACGATCATCGGCTCCCGCGCGGTGATCGAGGCCGCGATCCGCACGCCGATCCGGCGCGCCACCGGCCTGGCGGACCGGCTGACGGGGGGCTGATCCGGAACACACATGACCGCTTCCCGTGGTGACGGCCGCCGTTCTGCCGGCAAATCGTCCCGGTCCTGAACGAGCCTTCGCGGGCGGGTATTCTTCGCTGCCCTGGATCAGCACCTCCGTCCGCCCGTCCTGACCGTCGTCATCCCCTGCTTCAACGAGCGGGCGACGATCCGCGACATCGTCCAACGCGTGCGCTAGCAGCCGCTCGCGGACGTGGAGATCATCGTCGTCGACGACGGCTCGGAGGACGGCACCCGCGACCTGCTGCCGGGGATCTGCGCGGAATTCGACGCCCGCCTGATCTTCCAGCCGCGCAACATGGAAAAGGGGGCCGCACTGCGGACCGGCTTTGGCGCGGCGACCGGCGACATCGTGATCGTCCAGGACGCCGACCTCGAATACGACCCGGGGGAATATGGCCGGATCATCGCAGAGATTCTCGAGGGCCGGGCGGATGTCGTCTACGGGTCGCGGTTCGTCGGCGGGCAGGCCCACCGCGCCGTCTACTTCTGGCACATGGTGGGCAACAGGTTCCTGACGCTGCTCTCGAACATGCTGACCAACATCAACCTCACCGACATGGAGACCTGCTTCAAGGCCTTCCGGCGGGAACTGATCCAGGGCATCTGCATCGAGGAGGACCGGTTCGGAGTCGAGCCGGAGATCACGGCGAAGGTGGCCCGGTCCCGGGCACGCATCCATGAAGTGGGCATCTCC is from Planctomycetia bacterium and encodes:
- the recD gene encoding RecBCD enzyme subunit RecD, with amino-acid sequence MTTTSGTPPVSTVSPAIEDYCTARVIAFADVTAARMLVGIARKATTVAEPSLLAWLGMCLALRTPRDGHTCVHFGRIADWAGSIDCDGVDPLPWPREPQPWIDALRMIPALVGDPGATKPFILAGTDSPRGRDARLYLGQAYAEEEAIAATLLRDGSRHVSILLGGPGSGKTYTLAKDLIEQCERSATAPRIALAAPTGKAAARMTKALEERCVKAKASDEILKAVRAAPATTIHRLLGYNPYGAPQFAYGPANPLDYDLVVIDEVSMVSSSMLHALLGAVGPKTEVRLVGDPDQLASVEAGSVLGDIALACERPGAPLHGRCRRLTGQHRYSVDSAIARLATAIRAGDAATAFSILAAGSDDVSWITPGDAAALAGSTALARRHAARLRSLAKDGTPDSDATAQRVLEAQAELQVLCARRTGPMGVSGWNQRIERGLALGPAPGWYSGRPVMITKNNPDLRLFNGDVGVVVAAHEAGGPAATSPRKDAVFALGDELIRVPVTRLEDVETVHALTIHKSQGSEYGHAIVVLPERTSRLLTRELLYTGITRASKQVTIIGSRAVIEAAIRTPIRRATGLADRLTGG
- a CDS encoding glycosyl transferase; translated protein: MEIIVVDDGSEDGTRDLLPGICAEFDARLIFQPRNMEKGAALRTGFGAATGDIVIVQDADLEYDPGEYGRIIAEILEGRADVVYGSRFVGGQAHRAVYFWHMVGNRFLTLLSNMLTNINLTDMETCFKAFRRELIQGICIEEDRFGVEPEITAKVARSRARIHEVGISYYGRTYAEGKKIGWRDGLRAIYAILRYNLFPGPAPTPPRRLPPAGPTT